The nucleotide sequence TAACGTTTTGTTGCGGTTTAGTGATGTCAAATCACTTGCCATCGAGAGCCAGTGCAGTTTCCAATTTGTATAGGAAAAAGTAAACCttgcctttaaaaaaaaacagaaaatgtcATTTAAATGACTTCCACAGTTGGCGTTACAGTAAcgcatttttttcaatacactTTTGCGAGTCTCGTCATTTTTGTCACCTGtagcaacttcgatttcatATTCCAATTCTTTAATGGTTGGCGTAACATTTATCCTTAATGGTGTCCTgcaaaaaatagtataaatCTATTAAATCACTGACCTCTAGGCAGTAAGTCGACATCACCGTTTCGGCTGGTTGGGCGATTTTCGAAATTTCTTGATggtgtttaatattttcattcttTGTTCAAGCGAAAGCGACCCATTTTGTAGATGtctaacataaataaatttcagcaTATCACgggtaatattttatatttacaaaattgaTGTTCTAAGTTCCAGACGTTAATATAAATAAACCATTTCGCATTATTGTATGATGTGTATTTATACCTCATAATTGGcgcctttatttttattggctatttggccgagcttctcctccaatttttgttgtacgtcttgatgctgttccataaatggagggacctacacttgCGTGCCTCCTCCAAACGCCATCTGCTTTTCGTGGCTAAAATACACTCAGTATTTTGCCATTGTTTCAAATGTTTAGCGTAAGGCCTATTTCCCCGCTAAAAGTCGAAGAAccaatcatttttaaaatttggattttatAAACAAcgttttcaaggcagaaaaGCGAAGGTtactataaaaaacaataattttctatttatagTGAAAAACGcagaacattttactttttttgaacaATGTATTTGTTTATGGCGGcagctgtagccgaatgggttggcggttgactcccattcggatttcagagagagaacgtaggttcgaatctcggtgaaagagtCCTTTCATAGTGAAATATTAAGTTGGTAACTATGAGGACTTATGAGTAGATACATAAATCAACTAAATTACAACTCAATTGGCCAAATGTGCATTTGCATACAGGGaagtgaattttaaaaaaaattttaaaattgatttacaTATTCGGCCACagtaatgaaataaaagtttGCTAACAAGCACATTCATACCATTTGAAACATGCACTAAAAATGTTTGCCCAACAATGAGAACAACTGGAAGTTTCGTTTCAaatcaaatttagtttttattattttttgttttttcaaattatgtCCTATTCATTGCCAATCAATCAATTCCAATCACTATCACAGTTCTTCTGCTACATTCCATTTACTTGCGGAGCACATAGGCGGCGTTGTATGGGTAAGCGGAGTAGGCAGCGTAGGGTGAAGCGTATGCGGCATAAGGCGCAGCAGCGTAAGCAGCATACGGAGAGGCGTAGGCGGCGGCGTAGGGCGAAGCAACCAATGGAGCTGAGTAGGCTAATGGTGCGACAACAGCGGGCTTAGGTTCGGCAGCAGCGAAGGCGAAGAGGGCCACGAAAACGAGAAcaaactagaataaaaaattattgaaaattaaggaTTACAATTTTCGTTTAAATGAATGCacgtaaataaatacttaaaacatTGTGCAGGTATATGAATACTTACGTATTTgaacattttgtttgtttgattgtTTGTTTGCTGTTGTATTGTTGAAGaacaaaactgaactgatgacAATTGCGTTTATGGCGCTAGTTTAAATACTCTTTACAATGTGCGCACTCCAAAGGTTTAAAGCTTCACGTTTGAAATGGACAGCAAAGGCTAATATTGCTTAAGTTTTGTTCGAAAATATGTATGGCAGAGTGaagtaaaatacatattttggtCAAAGCATGTGGGATTGGGCATTATTTGAGGCCGCAAATTACCTCTATGAATAATCAGAAAAATATggatatacatacttatgtatgttatTACAcgagttttgtattttttaaacattaaattgatttaaatttactaatatataatGTAATACATTAAGAAATTAATGACACCAAAAGGACTTACACCACGTTCAAAGCCAGCAAAAGGTAAAAATCTTACATTCACCAAATATTAACTTCAAACCaatttccatttgtttttttgaaatttttattaaatacttcaacaataaaaaacaaaataaaaatgtatatagccTTTAGATGTTTATATGTTTATCACAAAGTTCGATCACGTATTTTAATACCAAcgtttactttaatttaaagcGAAAATGAATCAGTACGCAAAGTAGAGGCGcacaaataaagtaaagtaagaAAACTAAGTACTtaataatttatgcaaaaatatatttgtatatgtatctaTCTTTTACGCCCCCAATGTTATGTTTGTTTTTGCGcacttaatgttttttttttttttgcattaaaatttgccaaaatttgtGTTGACAGTTTAAGGTCTCCTTTTATTGTTCTGAGCCAATAAGTATCTGGTCTTGGTCTGCgtcaaaattgttgttgttgctgttgctgtcaaGTATTTGCATTAACGCTTGTAATTATTTTAATCAACCAAAAGTCCAAATAATGCTGCTAAATATTACATGGAGATACATAGCCTCGAGCTGGGCTTTGGCACAAGACTACATATAATGACCGAAATCGCCCAACTGACATGTTACTGTTCACCAACAGATATTGTTGTGGTTTGCCATTACGGTGAGTGTATTAAGCAGAGGAGTGATGGAAGTTCAAACGCCCGCTGCCTTTAGGCACTGAGTCGCTTCTTGCATACCAAATGAATAGCTACTAACGCTTCGGTTATCGATGTTTGCTATGACCAACTTTTCAGTGTCACTCACACAATGCCAGTTACTTAGTacaatacatactcgtatatcaaTATGCTCTTTCGGTGCCTTATTTCTGCTGGCCTATGAACTTTAAGGCCTTTACATACTTGTGAGACCTACAAATGTTCGATTGTCAATCAAAAGTATATTATTAGGATTCAAAGAAAAAACttgcaaacatatttttacttatCTTCATGTCAgtgtatacgaggtgtgttccaaaaataataatttttattttttcgaaattatttatattatttattcattagtaTCTAGTTTGaccccttcaaagtagtccccttcAGAATAGAATGTATTTATAAGTACGTACGCTTTTTCTAATCCTCGAACGACCCCTGACAAAATGCGCTTTGGTATGATGTTTGCTTTCAAGGATGCGGACTTAATCTCGATTTTGGCACATTTCCTCCTtctaattgcttttttttattacggGAACAAGTCGCAAGGGCCAAGTCCAATGATTACGGTGGTTGAGACAAGATTACACTGTTATTTTTGACCAAcaaattcaagttttttttcaatttttttcgatgTCAAAAATCACCAATTCGCAACAAATCACACCTAACCTAAGAAACTAAATGTTTCATAACTATAGTTGGAACTAGAAACCTATGTTCAGGGCGTGTATttcaacaaaacgaaaaaaaaatcgaaaattgaaTGGCTTGCCGGCGAAATTTCAATACAATTCGTGTGTACTCAAAttatatttctgaaaaaatattaatctttCGATCGAGAGCTCGCAGAAGTGTCTTGGCATGAAACACCGGTTTAACAATCCATTTtccattttgataaaattttgccaataatattcggtacaaaaaaaaaaaatacaactcaGCTTACAGCTGTATTAATAGTACAAGATATGTCGGAGAAAAGGCGGGTGGTTAAAGCCATCATTCGAAATAGTTTGgttttgatgcatttttttaccaatttcgaCCCATTACAACtctagaatttttaatttttaatctttaattttcattatttttaatttaatttgatttgaatttcacatatacatacgtacaatatgccaagtcttggaaaaggcccatgaaaggagaatcgatttTAAAGCCGCATTCGCCAGCACGAAAACGAGTTGCCTATATGTCGAGGTGTCCGCGCGAAACTAATACGGTTTTGCAAAATGACGTTGAGCAATTTCAGCTACTCCGTAAGAATTGAGAAGAGCCCCACCGATGCAAGAAAATGTTGTGCCACAGAATTTAGTCTCTCAGGCACTATTTATTATAAGAGCGaccaattgctggcgtatgtcgatgatattgatatcatcggtcAAACTAACCGAACTGTTAGTTCTGTCTTTTCCAAAgaggataaagaagcaaaacgaGTGGGTCTGGTGTTGAACGAGTGCATCATTGGCGCACTCGCGTAACGGCAGTCAAGTCACAGTTGACAGTTAAGATTTTAAAGTAGTCATAAACTTACCAGCAATAACACCAGTAATAGCGTCAGCGCTGAAATACCACGGAGAATTTCTCTTGCCCACAAGTTCTACTTTGGAGTATGTAGTATTAAAGCCCTTTCtcttcgaacaaaaaaaaaacacttcacAAGTATCGCATTATGGCCATCCCATTTGCATGGCACAGAAGcctggacgatggcaacatcctaTCTCGCGTCCCTGGGAGTGTTGGAGAGCAAAATTTGGCGAAGAATTTATAGATTTTTGCGTATTGGCGACGGaaagtatcgcaggcgatggaacaatgacttgtatgagctttacgacgacatggaCATAGTGCGGTGAACAAATATTCTGCGGCTCTCCGGGTTGGTCATGTGGTCCAAATGgacacaaacgctccggttctgaaagtattcgatgcgatgcCAGCTGGTGGAGCAGGGAAAGAAGAAGACCTcgtttgcgttggaaagatcaggcggaggaggacttgggttcctttcaaaggcgcgctttgttaaattcgattGTCTTAAACTTAGTCTAAATACCTCTCGGATGATGTgggtacatattatatatagttattgtaatgtattatttttacattgttGAGAGGACTTTCCGCTGAATCTCATGGGACTGGCCTGTATAGGCGAATATttcaaacatttaaatttaataattttggactCCACAAGCAACAAAGAAATACATAAGCACGTTTAGCATtaaggtatatacatatgtgtgtatatacagggtggctgatgaattttgctacattaagaaactcaaataactttttttttagtgtatggaattcatttatttttttttcaagttgaagatcattaaattttattaaatgtagcttaactagttttaaaaataattgaatttaaatgccccccatgctcgttgacacaagagcggcatcttagtaaaaagttgttcattgctgctttgagagttgcgacaggaatagccgcaattgttgcccgaatggattgttttagttcatccaaatttgttggctttgttttataaacttcttgtttacataaaccccacaagaaaaagtcaggtgcagtaaggtcaggcgacctggggggccaacgaaattcggagtttcttgaaatcagtttattgggaaattttcgtcgcaactctgtcataacagtctgggctatgtgagacgttgccccatcttgttgaaaccacagagagttgaaaggaattctctttcggcgtagttctggatagaaaaattctttcaccattttcaaataacggtctccagtaaccgtaacggtgtgaccattttcttcaaaaaaataaggcccgacaatacagcgtgaagaaaccgcacaccacactgtcacgcgaagaggatgcaattccgtctcgtggagtatctgtgggttagaagtactccatattcgacaattttgtttgttcacattgccgtttaaatcgaaatgggcctcatcagacatgaaaaggcagtttaacatgttttggtcttcttccaccatttgcaggatcatctggcaaaattccaagcgaatcggcaagtctgctgcattcagtttgttaaccatttgaattttgtagggaaataagtcaaaatctttgtgcattattgtttgcaaagactgtcggctgacaccaagttgagcagataagcttcttgttgaaacccttggattgctttgtatagctgcagctacagcagcgatcgtttcctccgtccgaactggtgggtttcgatgataaggccttcttgcgactgttccttgctcagcaaaattattcaccagtctcattatggtccatctgctcgggggatcgccgccaaacatccgcctgtactctctctgtaccaaaactacggactccagtgcgtgatagcggcggactatccaaattcttgtttgcgtgtcccagttatccattttaataaattttaaagatcaatccgcaaattaaaacaaaaatggaacagataacttagaaagaaaaaaagttattcaatttttttttggtagcggctttcatcagccaccctgtataaatattagggcgggtcgatttaaaatcggtcattgctctgtgaaaatcgtgttctagggatcaaaataagaaaggccatttttggcctttacttggaaaaatcagctaaatggctatgttttttctttatttttatttatttataataatatttattatttatttataataatatatattttttctcttaagaaatttatttagtcagaacatacgtaaatgaaaaaattaatttaagtgagttatagaaaagaaactacaaagttcgactcaaattgggggacatcagaattcgttttagaggtatggttccttcggcaaagcttcttattttgatccctagaatgtgattttcacagagcaatgggcgatttttttgcctcctcacaaatcgacccggcctaataagtattataataggactatgaataagttcgtgcggttttttttcgaaattttaaactttattgacgtaaaatggttacaaatttaatattcaaaatattgtccatcgcttactac is from Anastrepha ludens isolate Willacy chromosome 4, idAnaLude1.1, whole genome shotgun sequence and encodes:
- the LOC128861475 gene encoding cuticle protein 5.1-like gives rise to the protein MFKYFVLVFVALFAFAAAEPKPAVVAPLAYSAPLVASPYAAAYASPYAAYAAAPYAAYASPYAAYSAYPYNAAYVLRK